The following coding sequences lie in one Arthrobacter sp. SLBN-122 genomic window:
- a CDS encoding pyridoxine/pyridoxamine 5'-phosphate oxidase: MSETFRKFLRTLPDFPADLPGFDPDNAPQDPALLFKQWLDEALDAGEQQPHAFSLATVGAASGGGQQPSSRMLILKNIDDDGWHFATSRTSRKGRELAAEPRAAMNFYWPGLGRQVRVVGTVADLSAEASAVDWHERPRADGSDNPHWQLYAVQPTEIEFWQASNDGNHVRHRVGPDGTLLD, from the coding sequence ATGAGCGAAACCTTCCGCAAATTCCTTCGCACCCTTCCCGACTTTCCGGCCGACCTGCCCGGATTCGATCCGGACAACGCGCCGCAGGACCCGGCGCTGCTGTTCAAGCAGTGGCTGGATGAGGCGCTGGACGCGGGGGAGCAGCAGCCGCACGCGTTCAGCCTGGCCACGGTGGGCGCGGCATCCGGGGGCGGGCAGCAGCCGTCCTCGCGGATGCTGATCCTGAAGAACATTGACGACGACGGCTGGCACTTTGCCACGTCCCGCACCTCGCGCAAGGGCCGGGAACTGGCCGCCGAGCCACGTGCCGCCATGAACTTCTACTGGCCGGGCCTGGGCCGCCAGGTCCGGGTGGTCGGCACCGTGGCCGACCTCTCCGCGGAGGCGTCCGCAGTGGACTGGCACGAGCGGCCCCGGGCCGATGGCAGCGACAATCCGCACTGGCAGCTTTACGCCGTTCAGCCCACCGAGATCGAGTTCTGGCAGGCCAGCAATGACGGCAACCATGTCCGGCACCGTGTGGGGCCTGACGGAACCCTGCTGGATTAG
- a CDS encoding maleylpyruvate isomerase family mycothiol-dependent enzyme, producing MTSPSPAVLLAELHKAADALTAAMDRIPDGGESAPSTLPGWSRGHLLAHITGICEALARQVEYGRRGETVELYDGGVEGRNRAIDLAAGHSVEQHRNDVDAVLQRALAAFDALGEDEWQTHIAFRDGVIFDAGLALWRELVIHTADLDSGTGPEIWNREFCSHLFDFLAARVPAETRLVLQPVALPPLALGAGGSTVVVSGMVTDIAAWLAGRKPSLDSLRATAVGDGTDLPALLPWPSAMPDPK from the coding sequence ATGACCTCTCCTTCCCCTGCCGTGCTGCTGGCTGAACTGCACAAGGCCGCCGACGCGCTGACCGCCGCCATGGACCGCATTCCAGACGGCGGTGAAAGCGCTCCGTCCACCCTTCCCGGCTGGAGCCGCGGCCACCTCCTGGCCCACATCACCGGCATTTGCGAAGCTTTGGCGCGGCAGGTGGAGTACGGCCGCCGCGGCGAAACGGTGGAGCTTTACGACGGCGGCGTGGAAGGACGCAACCGCGCCATCGACCTCGCCGCGGGACACAGCGTCGAGCAGCACCGCAATGACGTCGATGCAGTGCTGCAGCGCGCACTGGCTGCTTTCGATGCGCTGGGCGAGGATGAGTGGCAGACGCACATCGCCTTCCGCGACGGAGTGATCTTCGACGCCGGGCTGGCGCTCTGGCGCGAGTTGGTCATTCATACCGCGGACCTGGACAGCGGCACGGGACCCGAAATCTGGAACAGGGAATTCTGCTCCCACCTCTTCGACTTCCTGGCGGCCCGCGTCCCGGCCGAAACCCGGCTGGTCCTGCAGCCGGTGGCACTTCCGCCGCTGGCCCTCGGTGCCGGCGGCAGCACCGTCGTCGTCAGTGGCATGGTCACGGACATTGCTGCATGGCTTGCGGGGCGGAAGCCATCGCTGGACAGCCTCCGGGCCACTGCCGTCGGGGACGGCACCGACCTGCCTGCCCTGCTGCCCTGGCCTTCGGCGATGCCCGACCCCAAGTAA
- a CDS encoding methylated-DNA--[protein]-cysteine S-methyltransferase → MKAQLLQLSTPDGPFTILARDGVVLASGWTAGLAELTGQVHPALRPDAVEEVTDLGGISSAVEAFYSGDPAPAMAVPVLQQSGPFRAHAWDVLRQVKPGSPVTYTEYAALAGNPRAVRAAASACAFNAAALFVPCHRVIRTDGSLGGFRWGLRIKESLLSREAA, encoded by the coding sequence ATGAAAGCTCAACTGTTGCAGCTGTCCACACCGGACGGACCATTCACCATCCTTGCCCGGGATGGCGTGGTCCTTGCTTCGGGGTGGACGGCGGGCCTTGCGGAACTGACCGGACAGGTCCATCCCGCACTGCGGCCCGACGCCGTGGAGGAGGTAACGGACCTCGGCGGCATCTCATCCGCCGTCGAGGCCTTCTACTCCGGGGACCCCGCCCCGGCCATGGCAGTCCCGGTCCTGCAGCAGTCCGGCCCGTTCCGTGCCCATGCGTGGGATGTGCTGCGCCAGGTCAAACCCGGCTCACCGGTCACGTACACGGAGTATGCGGCCCTCGCGGGCAACCCGCGTGCGGTGCGGGCTGCGGCCAGCGCGTGTGCCTTTAATGCGGCGGCGTTGTTCGTGCCCTGCCACCGCGTGATCCGGACGGACGGCTCACTGGGCGGTTTCCGCTGGGGCCTGCGCATCAAGGAAAGTCTGCTGTCCCGCGAGGCCGCCTGA